One Streptomyces sp. L2 genomic window carries:
- a CDS encoding Ig-like domain-containing protein, whose amino-acid sequence MRHAQGRARRAGAALAAVLTWAGLLAGATGCSADGSGPLGIDRVLGKPPAPEDFIRVTPDDGSKAVRADRALRVRVPGGRLEKVSVSRQQDAQDTPVPGHISADGLTWKPDDDRLALAARYTVDVVALDAHGHRSARHTTFTTYVPGERFIGYVTPENRAVVGTGMIVSLSFNREITHRAAVERAVHVTARPPVEIRPHWFGDDRLDFRPRHYWKPGTEVTVDLGLRDVEGAPGVYGLQHKTFTFTVGRSQVSLVDAAEHTMQVRRDGRLLATVPISAGAPKTPTYNGKMVVMEMLEVTRMNSRTVGFGGEYDIPDVPHAMRLTDSGTFLHGNYWSPDAPGHTNVSHGCVGLRDVKGGGSDTPAGWFFDRSLVGDVVEVVHSEDKKVAPDNGLGGWNMTWKAWTAGGATM is encoded by the coding sequence GTGAGGCACGCACAAGGACGCGCACGGCGCGCGGGGGCCGCGCTGGCCGCCGTACTGACATGGGCGGGACTGCTGGCCGGGGCCACCGGCTGTTCCGCGGACGGCTCCGGCCCCCTGGGCATCGACCGGGTCCTCGGCAAACCCCCGGCCCCCGAGGACTTCATCCGCGTCACCCCGGACGACGGCAGCAAGGCCGTCCGGGCCGACCGGGCGCTGCGGGTACGGGTGCCCGGCGGACGGCTGGAGAAGGTGAGCGTCAGCAGGCAGCAGGACGCCCAGGACACCCCCGTCCCCGGGCACATCAGCGCCGACGGGCTGACCTGGAAACCGGACGACGACCGGCTGGCGCTCGCCGCCAGGTACACGGTCGATGTGGTCGCGCTGGACGCCCACGGCCACCGCTCGGCCCGGCACACCACGTTCACCACGTACGTCCCCGGGGAGCGGTTCATCGGCTACGTCACCCCCGAGAACCGCGCGGTCGTCGGCACCGGGATGATCGTCTCCCTCTCCTTCAACCGGGAGATCACCCACCGCGCGGCCGTCGAACGCGCCGTGCACGTCACCGCCCGGCCGCCGGTGGAGATCCGCCCGCACTGGTTCGGCGACGACCGCCTGGACTTCCGCCCCCGGCACTACTGGAAGCCCGGCACCGAGGTCACCGTCGACCTCGGCCTCCGGGACGTCGAAGGGGCGCCCGGCGTCTACGGACTGCAGCACAAGACGTTCACCTTCACCGTCGGCCGCAGCCAGGTCTCCCTGGTCGACGCGGCCGAGCACACCATGCAGGTACGGCGCGACGGGCGGCTGCTCGCCACCGTGCCGATCAGCGCGGGCGCCCCGAAGACCCCCACCTACAACGGCAAGATGGTGGTGATGGAGATGCTGGAGGTCACCCGCATGAACAGCCGCACGGTCGGCTTCGGCGGCGAGTACGACATCCCCGACGTCCCGCACGCCATGCGGCTCACCGACTCCGGCACCTTCCTCCACGGCAACTACTGGTCGCCGGACGCCCCCGGGCACACCAACGTCAGTCACGGCTGCGTCGGCCTCCGGGACGTCAAGGGCGGCGGCTCGGACACCCCGGCGGGCTGGTTCTTCGACCGCAGCCTGGTCGGGGACGTCGTCGAGGTCGTGCACAGCGAGGACAAGAAGGTCGCGCCGGACAACGGGCTCGGCGGCTGGAACATGACCTGGAAGGCGTGGACGGCGGGCGGCGCGACCATGTGA